TGAACGGTCAAGATCTTTAATGATTCGGATATCTCTTGAAGATTGAGTGCCTTCATAACTTGAAACATCCATAAAATCAATTTCAATATCCAATGAAATATACTTTATCAATTGTGCTAAAAACGGTACAGAACCTTTCAATAAGGCCACTAAAACTAAAGTTCTGTCAGACCCATTATAATGTTCGTCAATAGTTGCTGCAAGCTCTCTGCACTTACCATCTATTTCCTCTGCACTAATTAATATTTTTTTTACATCGTGATGCATACTTGAATACTCCTCCTACAATAGTCATAATTTTACCACAAAAACGCTTGGAATGTTAGAGAAATGAAGAATATCGCATCCCATTCCTGAGACAAATATGACTTCTTTGTCTACATTTTCAACTAAAGGCCAACAATGTCGCAAATTATGTGATATTTTGCGGTCAATAAAGAAACGATTCACATTTTTAGATCCATATCTCATCTTGATTTTATCACCTTTTTGTGGTGTTCTGATGGTAATTGGGAAATCACCTTTATTTAGTGAGATGCCTTCAATTACTGAACCTACGTTATCCAGTTTGAAATACATTGTCTCAAATGCTTCCACTGAATGGAGTTGATAGCTATAAGATATGGGTTCAAAAATCACAATTGAATCATAACTTGTGCATAGCTTTTTGTATCCAAGTTCTTCATCTAATGATTCATTTAAAATTTTTATATCAAAATCCTCTAATTGAGATTTTGATAAACTATAATCAGTTACCCCTTGATTCCAAATCCACTGTCTTAAGACATCCAGTCGATAAGAATCACAAATCTGTTTGTATTTCTCAAGGGGAAATGAATCTGAAATCCCCTGGAGTGCTTCATCAACATGTGAATAATAGTGATCAAGCGCTGCTTGTTTCAGATTCATCTCCTTTTCAATCTGTTCTAATTGAGTTTTTGACTTCTTAGATAGTGCATGACGAATCTCATTTCGTCTATAATCATACGTAAAATTAGATTCATCATCGTAGTAGGTAATCCCATGTTCTTCACTATAAGCAATGAGCTCTTTTTTCGTTTTATTGATAAATGGTCGATAAACCGTCATCCCTAAGACCTTGCTTTTTTCCTTTAAACCAAGTACACGACTTTTTCTTCCAGATTGCATTTGTATGATATAGGTTTCCAGTACGTCATCATAATGATGTGCGACTGCAATTGCTTCACAATTGTATCTGTGCGCAACATGAACCATACTCATATACCGGAAATCACGTGCATCTTTTTGAAAGTTTCCGGACCCTTGATCATCATAATCAATAACAATCAGTTTAACCCTTAAATCATAACATAGTTTTTCTACTGCTTTTTGATCGCGAAGCGCTGTTGTTCTTTTATGGTAGTTTACATGAACTGCAATTACATCAATTCCTTGTTGATACAATGAATGTAAAAGTGCCATTGAGTCACAGCCACCAGATACGCCAACAACTACATGTTTATACATACTATCACCCCCACTATTCTAACACAATTAATGAACGAACGTTTCAGATACCTTCTTAAGAATCTCTTTAAACATCTGCGTTTCTGGTGTTATTTGTGAAGTTACCCCAATAACCCGTGCTGAGTTTATGAATTTTGTATCATTTAGGAATAATACGGATTCACGACTCATTCCTTCAGGTTGCCCTAAGTAATACAGATGTCTTTTGTTAGCGGCACCAATTTGATCGACATTTGAAGCTTGATGAATGAGTTCCTTTTTTGACGACATTGGTACAACCAATAACTTATGATTCTTCTTTTGTATTACTAACCCAAAATGTTGATAGCCAGATTCATTAAGATAAGCATGTCCAAAATCAATATAACAAATGTCCCCAATATTTACCTCGATATTAACATTTTCACTTGATTTAAATGCAGAACGTAATATTCGATTCATACCACTTATGCATTCTTGTTTTAATAACAAGATTGAAAGCCCCTTGAGGTATTCTTTATATTTATCTAGATATTCTTCGAGCATTCTTTCTCGGTCATCTTCATCCATTACCCCACTAAGCCATGATTCTTCGATCTTATATTTCATATCTTCCTCCCTGTAATCATCTCGTAATCGGTAGTTTCTATTATTTTTGAAACTAAAATTGTATAGCTTTTCTTCGTTCATTGCATCGATAATCTGCATTCCATAAATTCCACCAAGACAACTTTATATTAATGAAAACCTCCTCTCATATATAGTTACCCCCGTTAATTAACTATACAATTAAATATTAAAATCCTATAAATTAATTTTATATTTTCGATAATTTTTCATGTTTCTTTCACAGTTCTTCACATAGATTTCACAAACGTAAATTTTTTCCAAAAATACGTAATTATAAGCACTATACATTGGTGTTTATTTAAGATTTATTTTTTCATTTTCTTTGTAATTCAGCTATTTTTTTATTCAATTCCACCTCTTTTTGCCCTTCATTTTTTAGGTTATTTTCTCTAAATATACCCTTGAATCACATAATTTGACGCTTCTTAGGGGTAGAATTGGTTTATTCGGTTGATAACTTGGAACCAAAGCACGGTTTCGTAAACAGCATAAAAAAGAGCAGACGTTCATCTGCTCTTTGGGTCTCACTATAATTTTAGCGTGTTACATATTCGAGGTTTTCAAGCATGATGCCTGTACCTTCCGCAACACATGTTAATGCATTTTCCGCAACATAAACTGGTGTGTTTAGTGCTTCTGAGATTAAGTGATCAAGACCTCTTAATAATGCACCCCCACCGGTTAATACGATACCACGTGTTACGATATCAGCACTAAGTTCTGGTGGTGTTTGTTCAAGAACTGTACGGCATGCTCTTACAATTGCTTGTAGGCTTTCATGCATTGATGTTTCAGTTTCTGATGCACGTAGTGAGATTGTATTTGGAAGCCCTGTAACAAGGTCACGTCCACTTACTTCAATCACTTCATCTTCTTCAGTATCTGCCATCCAAGCAGTACCAATACTTTTCTTAATTTCTTCTGCTGTACGATCACCGATTAGCAGTTTATAAGTGTCTTTAACATATTTGATAATAACACGATCGAGTGTATCTCCTGCAATCTTAAGGGATGTACTTGTTACGATATCACCTAATGAAAGGATTGCGACATCTGTTGTACCACCACCTATGTCAAGAACCATTGAACCTGTAGGCTTCGAGATATCGAGTTTTGCACCAACTGCTGCTACTTTTGGTTCTTCTTCAATAAATACGCGTTTAGCACCGGTACGGTATGCTGCATCACTAATCGCTTTACGTTCTACTGATGTAATGTTTGACGGACAGCAAATTAATACTGTTGGTCTTGAGAATACCCCTTTGAGTTTTAATTTTCTCATGAAATATTGAAGCATCATTTCTGTTACTTCGAAGTCTGCAATTACCCCATCTTTTAGTGGACGGATTGCTAGTACGCGACCTGGTGTACGTCCAAGCATATCTTTCGCTTCACGTCCTACTGCTAAACATTTTTTAGTTTGCGCATCAATTGATACAACTGAAGGTTCGTCTAAAACAATTCCTTCACCTTTGACATAAATTAATACGTTTGCTGTTCCTAAGTCAATTCCTACTGCTTTTGAAAACATATCTTTACTCCTTTATCCTATATAAGTGCTTGATAAACTTAATATAAATTGCGCAACCAAATACCCCAAACCCATTGATAGTAGGATATAAAGCATCATTGCTTTTGATTCATGACCCTTTCGAATTAGCTTAGAAAAGTCAATTCCGGATAGCGCATAAGCGCATACCACAAAAGATATAATTGTTACTACGATACGAATAATAGTATAAGTATTCATTGCGCTCACCTTTAATACTATAACAAACTCTCCACATAATATCTATGAATTCGCTGTTTCTACCATTTTTTCACATAGATATAGGCATTGTTATCATACAACAAACCCCTTGGAAATACCATAAAAAAGGCGAAAATATTCACCTTTTACTTCCAATTTGTTACTATTCAGCGCGAAGTATAAAACCACATATGAAGCAATGTAGGAGAATTATAGAAAAAAAGTTCTCCACAACATGTTAATTTTGAAAAACCCTTTAGAGTATTGTTATCAAACGTAATTTTACAGTTGGTATAATCGGCGCTTTTTTCTGGTCATATTCTGCTATGAAGATGTATTCAATTTATGTTTCAAATTTGTGGTTGATATCACCAGTCTTTGATTTTTATCTGGCAAAATTTATCCGCATTTTTCAGGTTTACAATCGCTTTTGATTCAGTGTTTAAGGTCAAATGCGAACCAAAGCTGAAAGATATATTTGAGCCATTTCAAGCATCACCCATTCTGTACGTTGATGAAACTGGTTGGAAAGTAAACAGAGGACGCGTGTGGTTCCATACAATCTGTAGCAACAACCATCCGTACTTTTTAGTGACTCAAAGGCGCGCCGATAAAGAGATTAGTCCTATTGTTCTCTTATGTAAGTATCGGGGTTCATTGTTACTTGATGACTTCAAGTCATTTTTTAGCTTAACTCAAGATTTTTTAAATAAGTATTTGAGTTAGCTCAATTAATGTATCAGATCCTATGATGCATATGAATTATTATCATTTTCATAAGTATTCAACGCTACATGATGAATGGTTTTTACTGCACTTAATCATAATAGGAACATATTATTCAAATACAATTGTTTTTTTTTTTTTTTGGTTTTGATAAAATCGTTTTATGAGGAGGATATTTCCCATGAAATATATTTCATTACTTATAGCAGTACTATTATTAGTTGGTTGTTCGAGAACTGGCAACACTTCTCTTGACGATTTGCAAGATCAGGTTAACAATCAGAATCAAACCATCACATTACTGAATGAAGAAATCGACAATTTAGTATTAAGACTAGAAGAGGAAAAAGTAAACATCAATTACACTGAAAAAGAAACCTTTATATTGATACCCAATTATCTAATTTCTATATCGATTCCAATTGTTCTTCCAGAATTCATAGAAGTCTCGTTAAGTGAGAAAGGTATAAACTTCTCATTCATAAATGAAGACTCTAAAGAATCAGAGAATCTTTTAACAGTATCGCTTATTAACAATGCTAATTACAACGAGAACTCGTTTACAATTGTTTATAATTATTCAGATGAATGGTTCCTAGCAATTGTCAGAGAAATTGACACAAATTTATCTGATATTGGCAGAGAAAAATGTTCAGAATTTCTAGATTCAGTTGAAAAATGGGAATGGAATTAAGACCATGCGCCAAATTTAAGCCCGCTGTGTTGAAGTGAAATTTGTACTTCCCTATTTCCTACGTGCAGCTTAAAGTTGCTCTTTTTTCCTAGCAATTCTTAAATTCGTTGACAGACTATTCTTCTTGCTAACTCAAGAAGATGCAAAGCAGGGTACATGTATTCTTGAATTTGCAAATACATACCAACCTCTAAAGCATTCATTTTTTCTGTCTCATAAGTAATATACATCCTGAGGGGATTCCAGTCATCAAATCCATAATGCAACACTATATCTAAGTGGTATTGTAGAACTCGATATACTAGGGACTAACAACTTCAAGGAAGGTGTACATGGGAAATTCATCAAAGAGAATTTAACCAACTTATACAACTCTGATAATCCACCCATTTCAAAAAGGGAAAAGCAAAGAAGACCTCAGCCAATCACTGACTAAGGTCTTCTTTTTCATTAATAAATTAACGCCAGTTTTTACTTTGTTCCGAAAATTCGGTCTCCAGCATCTCCCAATCCAGGAACAATATATCCTTTATCATTGAGATGACTATCGAGTGCTGCGAGGAAAATATCAACATCTGGATGTTTTTCTTTGATTACTTCTACACCCTCTGGTGCTCCAACAAGACACACAAGTTTAATACTTTTTGCGCCACGTTTTTTTACCATTTCAATGGCAGCATCTGCGGAACCACCTGTTGCAAGCATTGGGTCTAAAACCATGACTTCCGCTTCCCCTAAGTTTTCAGGGAACTTTGCAAAATACTCATGAGGCATCAATGTTTCTTCATCACGGTAAACGCCAATATGTCCAACTTTTGCAGTTGGGATTAAATCTAAGATACCATTGACCATACCCAGTCCTGCGCGCAAGATTGGAACTAAAACGATATCACGATTTAACTCATACGTTTCACATGTTTCCACAGGGGTTTCAATTGTAACAGGTTCCAATTTAAGATCACGTGTAATCTCATAAGCCATGAGTCCTGCGATTTCATCAAGATTTTCTCTAAAGTCTTTTGTACGTGTTGTTGTACGTCTCATTTGCGTAATTTTGTGTGTGATTAATGGGTGATTTAAAACTGTAATCATAGTTATCTCCTTTACGTTATCGTCTCACCGGATAGTTCGGTGTAAATTGTTCAACTTCTTGTCGAATACGTGCCAATACTGCTTCGTCCTCACGGTGTGTGAGTGCTTCATGAATCCATAAAGCGACCTTCTTGAATTCGTCTTCCTTGAATCCACGACTTGTCATTGCTGCTGTACCAAAACGTAATCCACTGGTAACAAATGGGCGTTCAGTATCAAACGGAATGGCATTTTTATTTGCAGTAATTCCCACTTTATCGAGTATTATTTCTGCATGTTTCCCTGTAACACCAATGCTTGATTTTACGTCCACCAATAATAGATGATTATCGGATCCGCCACTGATAATATTATACCCTAAATCTTCCATCGTTTCCGATAAAACTTTTATGTTTGAGACAACTTGTTTCATATAATCTTTAAATTCTGGTTCCATTGCTTCTTTAAAGCAAACTGCCTTACCTGCAATCACATGCATCAAGGGTCCACCTTGCATTCCTGGGAATACACTGCGATCTAATGCTGAAGCAAATTCTTCTTTACAAAGAATCAATCCACCACGAGGACCACGCAAAGTTTTATGGGTTGTACTCGTTACAAAATCAGCATATGGAACCGGTGATTGATGAAGTCCTGCAGCAATCAGTCCTGCAATGTGTGCCATATCTACCATCAAATATGCACCAACTTCATCTGCGATTTCCCTAAACTTCTTAAAATCGATTTCTCGTGCATAGGCACTTGCGCCAGCAACAATTAATTTTGGACGGATTTCCTTTGCCATTTCTAATACACGATCATAGTCAATGCGTTGGGTCAGTTGATCCACACCATATCCAAAGAACGTATAATTAATGCCTGAAAAGTTTAATTGATGACCGTGTGTTAAGTGTCCGCCTGCATTTAAATCCATGCCAAGAACGACATCTCCATGTTCTAAAACGGTCATATACACTGCCATATTTGCTTGTGAACCACTGTGTGGTTGCACATTTGCATGTTCTGCTCCAAATAATTTTTTTGCACGTTCGATTGCTAAAGTCTCCACGACATCCACACATTCGCATCCGCCATAATAGCGTTTACCGGGATATCCTTCAGCATACTTGTTTGTCAATACACTGCCAAC
This DNA window, taken from Erysipelothrix larvae, encodes the following:
- the tilS gene encoding tRNA lysidine(34) synthetase TilS — translated: MYKHVVVGVSGGCDSMALLHSLYQQGIDVIAVHVNYHKRTTALRDQKAVEKLCYDLRVKLIVIDYDDQGSGNFQKDARDFRYMSMVHVAHRYNCEAIAVAHHYDDVLETYIIQMQSGRKSRVLGLKEKSKVLGMTVYRPFINKTKKELIAYSEEHGITYYDDESNFTYDYRRNEIRHALSKKSKTQLEQIEKEMNLKQAALDHYYSHVDEALQGISDSFPLEKYKQICDSYRLDVLRQWIWNQGVTDYSLSKSQLEDFDIKILNESLDEELGYKKLCTSYDSIVIFEPISYSYQLHSVEAFETMYFKLDNVGSVIEGISLNKGDFPITIRTPQKGDKIKMRYGSKNVNRFFIDRKISHNLRHCWPLVENVDKEVIFVSGMGCDILHFSNIPSVFVVKL
- a CDS encoding IS66 family transposase — translated: MFKVKCEPKLKDIFEPFQASPILYVDETGWKVNRGRVWFHTICSNNHPYFLVTQRRADKEISPIVLLCKYRGSLLLDDFKSFFSLTQDFLNKYLS
- a CDS encoding DUF1146 domain-containing protein yields the protein MNTYTIIRIVVTIISFVVCAYALSGIDFSKLIRKGHESKAMMLYILLSMGLGYLVAQFILSLSSTYIG
- a CDS encoding rod shape-determining protein: MFSKAVGIDLGTANVLIYVKGEGIVLDEPSVVSIDAQTKKCLAVGREAKDMLGRTPGRVLAIRPLKDGVIADFEVTEMMLQYFMRKLKLKGVFSRPTVLICCPSNITSVERKAISDAAYRTGAKRVFIEEEPKVAAVGAKLDISKPTGSMVLDIGGGTTDVAILSLGDIVTSTSLKIAGDTLDRVIIKYVKDTYKLLIGDRTAEEIKKSIGTAWMADTEEDEVIEVSGRDLVTGLPNTISLRASETETSMHESLQAIVRACRTVLEQTPPELSADIVTRGIVLTGGGALLRGLDHLISEALNTPVYVAENALTCVAEGTGIMLENLEYVTR
- the glyA gene encoding serine hydroxymethyltransferase, whose amino-acid sequence is MKDTEIQRAIEQEANRQMTHIELIASENYVSQDIYEAVGSVLTNKYAEGYPGKRYYGGCECVDVVETLAIERAKKLFGAEHANVQPHSGSQANMAVYMTVLEHGDVVLGMDLNAGGHLTHGHQLNFSGINYTFFGYGVDQLTQRIDYDRVLEMAKEIRPKLIVAGASAYAREIDFKKFREIADEVGAYLMVDMAHIAGLIAAGLHQSPVPYADFVTSTTHKTLRGPRGGLILCKEEFASALDRSVFPGMQGGPLMHVIAGKAVCFKEAMEPEFKDYMKQVVSNIKVLSETMEDLGYNIISGGSDNHLLLVDVKSSIGVTGKHAEIILDKVGITANKNAIPFDTERPFVTSGLRFGTAAMTSRGFKEDEFKKVALWIHEALTHREDEAVLARIRQEVEQFTPNYPVRR
- the upp gene encoding uracil phosphoribosyltransferase, giving the protein MITVLNHPLITHKITQMRRTTTRTKDFRENLDEIAGLMAYEITRDLKLEPVTIETPVETCETYELNRDIVLVPILRAGLGMVNGILDLIPTAKVGHIGVYRDEETLMPHEYFAKFPENLGEAEVMVLDPMLATGGSADAAIEMVKKRGAKSIKLVCLVGAPEGVEVIKEKHPDVDIFLAALDSHLNDKGYIVPGLGDAGDRIFGTK